The Treponema sp. OMZ 790 genome includes the window AGCAAAGGCAGCACCGGCTATAAGTCCTACAACGGTAACTGCGGAATCGCTGTTTCCTTCACCCGTCAAGATGAGCTGTCTTAAGGGGCAGCCGCCTAAGAGAACGCTTGCCCAGCCGACCAAAATCATTCCGAGGGCATTCCACAAGCCGTCCGTATGAGCTACTGGCTGACCTGCAAATGCAGGATTGAATTTTCCTAAGATAAGCGAGCCGATAAATACCGTAACGAGAACTGCAAGGCTTCCCCACAAAAGATGAAAGTCTTTAAGCATTATTGCATCTCTAATTCCGCCTACCGTACACATTCTGCTTTTTTGAGCAAGACCGCCTACAACAAGGCCTATCGCCAATGCCAAGAAAATCGGAGCTTTCATTGAACCGGGACCCTTTTCACTAAAGACAAGAACTGAAGGGAATGCAACCAAAAGCACAAAGAAGACTATCATAAAGATTATAGGAATTACACCTTCCTGCTTTGACTGATTATAAGCCCTGTTAAGCGAGAAGTTCTTGTTCAAGAAGAAGATGCCGATTAAAATTCCTGCTATAAAGCCGACTAAACCGAAAATCGCATTTAAATCTCCTGCACCCAAACGCAAAAACATTCTCAAAGGGCAACCCAAGAAAACCAAAGCTCCTATCATTACAAAAAATCCGAGTGTAAATCGTGTAAAGGCGGCCGAGCCTCCTCTGGGTTTAAATTCTTTTTTTGCGAAGGCCATAAAAAACGCACCGATTACAAGACCGATCACCTCAGGTCTCATGTACTGAACCACAGCAGCATTATGCAGTTTTAAGGCTCCGGCAATGTCCCGCAAAAAACATGCAATACAAAAACCCATGTTCCCCGGATTTCCAAACCTAACCAATACAAGAGCCGCAATACCGATTACGGCGCCTGTTACAATAACCATGAGATGTTTTTTCATAAACACTCCTTTTAAATTTAATTAAGTTGAAAAATAGAATTTTCAAATAAAAAAACTATCCGGAGACACTTTAGCAAAAAGAAAACAAAATGTCAATATATTAAAAAAAATGAAGATTTATTATTTAATTTAAAAAAGCTGCAAGAGCCGTACCTAAGGTAACAGCCTCATCATTCGTTTTAAGAACAAAGTAGATGCCTTTTTTTTCACTTAAAAAGGTCTTTAAACTCTTAAAAATTCTTTCTTTAATCAAAAATCCTTTTAAAAACATAGAACCGTCGGCACTTATGCAGATAGGTTTATCAGG containing:
- the yedE gene encoding YedE family putative selenium transporter; protein product: MKKHLMVIVTGAVIGIAALVLVRFGNPGNMGFCIACFLRDIAGALKLHNAAVVQYMRPEVIGLVIGAFFMAFAKKEFKPRGGSAAFTRFTLGFFVMIGALVFLGCPLRMFLRLGAGDLNAIFGLVGFIAGILIGIFFLNKNFSLNRAYNQSKQEGVIPIIFMIVFFVLLVAFPSVLVFSEKGPGSMKAPIFLALAIGLVVGGLAQKSRMCTVGGIRDAIMLKDFHLLWGSLAVLVTVFIGSLILGKFNPAFAGQPVAHTDGLWNALGMILVGWASVLLGGCPLRQLILTGEGNSDSAVTVVGLIAGAAFAHNFGLASSPKGVTSAGMIAVVVGLILTAFVSIYYSLKNK